A single window of Candidatus Bealeia paramacronuclearis DNA harbors:
- the recR gene encoding recombination mediator RecR — protein sequence MTQDPLQNLIRLLSKLPGLGPRSGRRIALHLLERKEEALSPLSAAFQDVAVKVKSCETCGNLDAISPCQICASPSRDVTQICVVEAVSDLWALERTGVFFGKYHVLGGTLSAMDGRGPEDLRLKGLFARVHSGVQEVIMALNATVEGQATAHYITERLSDFPEVHITTLARGVPIGGELDYLDDGTLMTALQSRRTV from the coding sequence ATGACCCAAGATCCCCTTCAAAATTTAATCCGTCTTTTATCAAAATTACCGGGTCTTGGGCCACGATCAGGGCGCCGGATTGCTCTTCATCTTTTAGAACGGAAAGAGGAGGCGTTGTCCCCTCTTTCTGCAGCATTTCAGGACGTGGCCGTAAAGGTAAAATCATGCGAGACGTGCGGGAATTTGGATGCGATTTCGCCGTGTCAAATCTGTGCGAGCCCCAGTCGAGACGTGACTCAAATTTGCGTAGTAGAGGCCGTCTCAGATCTTTGGGCCCTTGAGCGCACGGGGGTCTTTTTTGGAAAATATCATGTTTTAGGAGGCACACTTTCAGCCATGGATGGGCGGGGGCCTGAAGATCTGCGCCTCAAGGGTCTTTTTGCACGCGTACACTCCGGCGTTCAAGAAGTAATTATGGCCTTGAACGCAACCGTTGAGGGTCAGGCGACCGCACATTACATTACTGAACGCTTGTCCGATTTTCCAGAAGTTCATATCACAACACTGGCACGTGGCGTGCCCATTGGTGGGGAATTGGATTACCTCGATGACGGGACACTCATGACCGCCCTTCAATCGCGAAGGACGGTTTGA
- a CDS encoding mechanosensitive ion channel family protein has translation MKIKTIFLTMMLFLIFGMFSLNAQDVRGIHTLSEEPASTPQFQTPKVSDLNASLFEAACEQFTALYDYFKSGIISLHDFLETAEWLIKNLKSPQAQAQLFEFLSEFGISLALAFFVQQILRRWLRPWVYKNLEYQVRHTPHRWGKLILAVALYVLPVFVFGLVLYSTFILLKPLAPVYLEIASIMIMGGVTTWFLLSLFSLFLRPPSTLHYWVAFDLDFSTRIYRLIRRIAIVELLGYYAIKVGVLIKLPYAGHRLLLQMTGLIIILMAVRLVLALQPGIRSWVAQIRRDKTKTKGEKVLASYLDFVGIPLILYIINDYIAWVKIETYEFHIISHKIFTSLALIFVFHALAFILKKWRVSFLRTHRHDLNPKLRHFVLYHATQIDFVIKGLVFVVAAIVILSLWGISPVLILSSEWGRMILERSLSILIIIGGALFAIKSGDGLLSRYLVFEKKVDIDHRQKQHQARYETIHSVSRSILKVVIWVLAILLILGELEVNITPIVATVGVLSVGLSFGVRSLVEDFVTGFFMFLENSFAVGDQLIVNGQNGVLESVTVRILRVRAEDGSLHVFPYGKISTLSNQSREYSVAILMIQVGYKADVDQVCEIIKQTGEELRKIPPTKSWILSSVEINGVEEMTDHYVKIKINMRTKPADQFKVQRAFRRALKKNLDASGIPLPIPQAISYVGQKKDIMG, from the coding sequence ATGAAAATCAAAACGATATTTCTGACGATGATGCTGTTTTTAATTTTTGGGATGTTTTCCCTCAATGCCCAAGATGTGAGAGGAATTCACACGTTGTCAGAAGAGCCCGCATCCACCCCTCAATTTCAAACGCCTAAAGTCAGTGATTTGAATGCCTCACTTTTTGAAGCCGCCTGCGAACAATTCACGGCTTTATATGATTATTTTAAAAGTGGAATTATTTCTCTTCATGATTTTTTGGAAACGGCAGAATGGCTTATTAAGAATTTAAAGTCTCCACAGGCCCAAGCTCAACTTTTTGAATTTCTTTCTGAGTTTGGCATTTCTCTGGCCCTTGCATTTTTTGTGCAGCAAATTTTAAGGCGATGGCTCAGACCATGGGTTTATAAAAACCTCGAGTATCAAGTCCGTCACACTCCGCATCGGTGGGGGAAACTGATTCTTGCCGTCGCCCTTTACGTTTTGCCGGTGTTTGTTTTTGGCCTTGTTCTTTATAGCACGTTTATTTTACTCAAACCTCTGGCACCCGTATATCTGGAAATCGCCTCTATTATGATTATGGGAGGTGTGACGACTTGGTTTTTATTGAGCCTTTTTAGTCTCTTTTTAAGGCCTCCTTCAACGCTCCATTATTGGGTGGCATTTGATTTGGATTTTTCGACAAGAATTTACAGGCTAATTCGACGCATCGCCATTGTCGAATTGTTGGGGTACTATGCAATTAAAGTAGGCGTTCTTATCAAATTGCCTTATGCGGGACATCGCTTATTACTACAGATGACAGGCCTGATTATTATTTTAATGGCGGTGCGTTTGGTTCTCGCTTTGCAACCTGGAATTCGAAGTTGGGTGGCCCAAATCCGCCGCGACAAAACAAAGACTAAGGGTGAAAAAGTTTTGGCATCTTATCTGGATTTTGTAGGGATCCCCCTCATTCTTTATATTATCAATGACTACATTGCTTGGGTCAAAATTGAAACCTATGAATTTCATATAATTTCTCATAAGATTTTCACATCTCTCGCTCTCATCTTTGTTTTCCATGCTCTTGCATTTATCCTTAAGAAATGGCGTGTTTCGTTTTTGCGGACGCATAGGCACGACCTTAATCCTAAACTCAGGCATTTTGTGCTTTATCATGCAACTCAAATCGATTTTGTCATCAAAGGATTGGTTTTTGTTGTTGCCGCTATAGTAATTCTCTCTCTTTGGGGAATTAGTCCTGTTCTCATACTCTCATCAGAATGGGGACGTATGATTCTTGAGAGGTCTTTGAGCATTCTCATCATTATTGGAGGCGCGCTTTTTGCCATTAAATCCGGGGACGGACTTCTATCGCGCTATCTCGTTTTTGAAAAGAAAGTCGATATTGACCATCGTCAAAAACAACACCAGGCGCGTTATGAAACCATTCATAGCGTAAGCCGGAGCATCCTCAAAGTTGTGATTTGGGTTTTGGCCATTCTTCTTATTTTAGGGGAGCTTGAGGTTAATATCACGCCCATCGTGGCCACAGTGGGTGTTCTTTCTGTGGGGCTTTCTTTTGGAGTGAGATCACTTGTGGAAGATTTTGTGACGGGTTTTTTCATGTTTCTTGAAAACAGCTTTGCGGTGGGAGATCAACTGATTGTTAATGGACAAAATGGGGTTTTGGAATCGGTCACTGTCCGAATCCTGCGTGTGCGTGCAGAAGACGGCTCATTGCATGTGTTTCCCTATGGTAAAATCTCAACACTCAGCAATCAAAGCCGTGAGTATTCAGTGGCCATTCTCATGATTCAAGTCGGCTATAAGGCCGATGTGGATCAGGTGTGCGAGATCATCAAACAAACAGGAGAAGAACTGCGAAAAATCCCCCCCACCAAATCTTGGATTCTTTCCTCTGTTGAAATCAACGGCGTGGAAGAAATGACCGATCATTATGTTAAAATCAAAATAAATATGCGCACAAAGCCTGCAGATCAGTTCAAAGTTCAACGGGCTTTCCGTCGCGCACTGAAGAAGAATTTAGATGCCTCGGGCATTCCTCTTCCCATTCCTCAAGCCATTTCCTATGTGGGACAGAAAAAAGATATTATGGGGTAA
- a CDS encoding MBL fold metallo-hydrolase, with the protein MIFRQLFDLKSSTYTYILGDEETRDSISIDPVRSQIERDLKLLQELNLTLKFILETHVHADHVTSASHLRDRTGAKTVYGSKTNLKCADILIEDGENLECGNIKITALHTPGHTNGCTSYWVDNKVFTGDALMIRACGRTDFQEGSNEKLFKSVREKLFALPDETLVYTAHDYLGRMVSTIGEEKKFNPRLGLSQTLEDFIAFMEEHRLPYPKMMDIAVPLNQSCGKMEKEEFEITPDELVPETGNVILVDVRGAEELKGPSGYIEGIVLATLGEDLNSFLESANPEAPYVFICERGRRSALALFEARARGFQDVKSLQGGMLYWRACGK; encoded by the coding sequence ATGATCTTTAGACAACTTTTTGATTTGAAATCTTCGACCTACACCTATATTTTGGGGGATGAAGAAACTCGGGATTCCATTTCAATTGATCCAGTGAGATCTCAAATTGAACGGGATTTAAAATTACTTCAAGAATTAAACCTCACTCTCAAATTTATTCTTGAAACTCATGTCCATGCCGATCATGTAACGAGCGCCTCTCATTTAAGGGATCGCACCGGAGCCAAAACCGTTTATGGAAGCAAGACCAATCTTAAATGTGCGGACATTTTAATTGAAGATGGAGAAAATCTTGAGTGTGGAAATATCAAAATCACAGCCCTTCACACACCCGGGCACACCAATGGCTGCACAAGTTATTGGGTGGACAATAAAGTTTTTACAGGGGATGCCCTGATGATTCGTGCCTGTGGACGCACAGATTTTCAAGAAGGCTCCAATGAAAAACTTTTTAAAAGTGTGCGCGAAAAATTATTTGCTCTTCCAGATGAAACGCTTGTCTATACGGCTCATGATTATTTAGGGCGCATGGTTTCAACCATTGGGGAAGAAAAAAAATTCAATCCCCGACTAGGGCTTTCCCAAACGCTTGAAGATTTTATTGCATTTATGGAAGAACACAGATTACCTTACCCCAAAATGATGGATATCGCAGTCCCTTTAAATCAGAGTTGTGGAAAAATGGAAAAAGAAGAATTTGAAATCACTCCCGATGAATTAGTGCCTGAAACAGGCAATGTAATTCTTGTCGATGTAAGAGGGGCAGAAGAACTGAAGGGCCCTTCAGGATATATCGAAGGCATTGTGCTTGCGACTTTAGGTGAGGATCTTAATTCCTTTCTCGAGTCCGCCAATCCCGAAGCACCTTATGTCTTTATTTGTGAGCGAGGCCGCAGATCGGCTCTGGCATTATTTGAGGCCCGAGCACGTGGTTTTCAAGACGTAAAAAGCCTTCAAGGCGGCATGCTCTATTGGCGTGCCTGTGGGAAGTAG
- the lpxC gene encoding UDP-3-O-acyl-N-acetylglucosamine deacetylase codes for MSLVSSSVSIQKPAKLPFLFAVFNQKSERPEVVEKTLNKVCEIKGIGVHSGVDATLTIFPAPEGHGIIFVRSDLNDSEIKASHSSVVDTRFCTTIGNNEGATVSTIEHLMAAFSALGIDNARVEIDGPELPIMDGSAAPFIAGILKAGVKDLISSRKMIRVLRTVTAEENGRTISISPSSNFEVTLSFDFGGRLSASPQCFHYCAEETSFEKEISFARTFGLLEDAQKMWAAGLSKGASLENTLVFDQGQVMNEEGLRYEDECVRHKILDVIGDLHLAGGKLLGHVKADSTGHGLNHKLLLALFSDPQNYRIENA; via the coding sequence GTGTCTTTAGTGTCCTCATCGGTTTCCATTCAAAAACCAGCCAAGCTTCCTTTCCTGTTTGCTGTATTTAATCAAAAAAGTGAGCGCCCCGAGGTTGTGGAAAAGACGTTGAACAAAGTTTGTGAAATCAAGGGAATTGGTGTTCACTCCGGTGTCGATGCCACGTTAACAATTTTTCCCGCTCCTGAAGGACACGGCATTATTTTTGTGCGAAGCGATCTTAATGATTCAGAAATCAAAGCGTCTCACTCTTCTGTAGTTGATACGCGCTTTTGCACTACCATTGGAAACAATGAGGGCGCCACCGTCTCGACAATCGAACATTTAATGGCCGCCTTTTCAGCCTTGGGAATTGACAATGCCCGCGTTGAAATTGATGGGCCAGAGCTTCCCATTATGGATGGCAGTGCTGCTCCTTTTATCGCTGGAATTTTAAAAGCGGGAGTTAAAGATCTCATTTCCTCACGAAAAATGATTCGTGTTTTGAGAACAGTCACGGCCGAGGAAAATGGTCGTACAATTTCGATTTCTCCTTCTTCCAATTTTGAAGTGACATTGTCCTTTGATTTTGGAGGACGTCTTTCTGCAAGTCCTCAATGTTTTCATTATTGCGCTGAAGAGACATCTTTTGAAAAAGAGATTTCTTTTGCACGAACTTTTGGCCTTTTGGAAGATGCGCAAAAAATGTGGGCCGCAGGGCTCAGCAAAGGTGCTTCCTTGGAAAACACACTTGTGTTTGATCAAGGGCAGGTTATGAATGAAGAGGGGCTTCGTTATGAAGACGAATGTGTCCGTCACAAAATCTTAGATGTGATTGGTGATCTTCATTTGGCCGGAGGAAAGCTTCTTGGTCATGTAAAAGCCGATTCTACCGGCCATGGTCTTAATCACAAGCTCCTTCTGGCACTTTTCTCAGATCCGCAAAATTATCGAATCGAAAACGCGTAA
- a CDS encoding sulfite exporter TauE/SafE family protein: MSLDPWMLWAIVGLVSGCVLGLAGAGGGIIAIPILIYWGGYSVKAASGYGLLVISVGAILTWLPQRKYTNYSVVLILLVFSFLGSYISAPWKAASPDWALIILLNFASLFSLYSLWIMRLPAPTALEKHTFLHSVSHSSLGGVLTGILSTMTGLGGGIIMVPWLTSINRLNLSRSVACSLLTIALSAPYSAYVQGYLNLPTPNLVALGAGALVASLTIKGLTASVDSNSAAHLLDVLRKLTLTTVILISMVSTLIRLI; this comes from the coding sequence ATGTCTTTAGATCCTTGGATGCTTTGGGCTATTGTGGGACTTGTCTCTGGCTGCGTTTTGGGTCTTGCAGGAGCAGGAGGGGGAATCATTGCCATCCCTATTCTAATATATTGGGGGGGATATAGCGTCAAGGCAGCCTCAGGTTATGGTCTTCTTGTGATTAGTGTTGGGGCAATATTGACATGGCTTCCCCAACGCAAATACACAAATTATAGTGTGGTACTTATTCTTCTCGTTTTTTCTTTCTTGGGCTCTTACATTTCAGCACCATGGAAAGCCGCCTCACCTGATTGGGCCTTGATTATCCTTCTTAATTTTGCCTCTCTTTTTAGTCTTTATAGCTTGTGGATCATGAGACTTCCAGCACCCACCGCTTTAGAAAAACATACCTTTTTACATTCCGTTTCCCACTCATCTTTAGGTGGTGTTTTGACAGGAATTCTAAGCACAATGACGGGACTTGGAGGCGGCATTATTATGGTGCCATGGCTCACATCCATCAATCGTCTCAATTTAAGTCGGTCTGTGGCGTGTAGTCTTTTAACAATTGCCTTAAGTGCCCCTTATTCGGCCTATGTTCAAGGATATTTGAATCTTCCCACGCCCAATCTTGTGGCTTTGGGGGCCGGCGCTCTTGTGGCCTCCTTAACTATTAAAGGCTTGACGGCCTCGGTAGACTCAAACTCAGCCGCTCATCTTTTGGATGTTTTAAGAAAGCTCACTTTAACCACTGTTATTTTGATTTCGATGGTTTCTACGTTGATCAGACTAATTTAA
- the ftsZ gene encoding cell division protein FtsZ, with the protein MTAATQAPAPETELKPRITVIGVGGAGGNAVNNMISSKLEGVEFLVANTDAQAIQQSLAQLKIQLGLEVTKGLGAGSHPTMGRAAAEETIADVINHIKGSNMLFITAGMGGGTGTGAAPVIAKAAREAGILTVGVVTKPFHFEGSHRMRSAEGGISELQQFVDTLIVIPNQNLFRVANEKTTFADAFRMADDVLYSGVRSVTDLMMKPGLINLDFADIRAVMGSMMGKAMMGTGEATGEDRAIQAAEAAISSPLLDDVSMRGAKAVLINITGGLDMTLYEVDEAANRIRDEVDPEANIIFGSTFDETIQGKIRVSCVATGIDSEAIRHFVPASQTQTEATAPVVEEEPEISIFEELGIQTTENTTVDPLGFEITPTVTAPQAETTPADLFGHEEHHEEESHVEYTNSLRQKMYQDALARQHPEEEPEKPVGFFQRLIGRKSHPQQSERPRQVSPDPAVLTRPKTKAPAARPTPAASSEEDMLEIPAFLRRKGK; encoded by the coding sequence ATGACTGCTGCAACTCAAGCCCCTGCACCAGAAACTGAGCTAAAGCCTCGTATTACCGTCATCGGAGTCGGTGGCGCGGGTGGAAATGCTGTCAATAATATGATCAGCTCAAAACTGGAAGGTGTTGAGTTTTTAGTGGCAAATACAGATGCTCAAGCCATTCAACAATCTTTAGCCCAGCTTAAAATTCAATTGGGCCTTGAGGTCACAAAAGGATTGGGGGCTGGATCTCATCCCACAATGGGACGTGCTGCTGCTGAAGAAACCATTGCAGATGTCATCAATCACATCAAAGGCAGCAATATGCTTTTCATCACGGCTGGGATGGGCGGAGGAACCGGAACGGGGGCCGCACCTGTTATTGCCAAAGCTGCACGGGAAGCCGGAATTTTAACTGTGGGTGTTGTCACAAAACCTTTCCATTTTGAGGGGAGTCACCGCATGCGCTCGGCAGAAGGTGGAATCTCTGAACTTCAACAATTTGTGGACACTTTGATTGTGATCCCGAACCAAAATCTTTTCCGCGTTGCCAATGAAAAAACAACCTTTGCCGATGCGTTTCGCATGGCAGACGATGTTTTGTATTCAGGCGTCAGAAGTGTCACAGACCTTATGATGAAGCCAGGCCTTATCAACCTTGACTTTGCCGATATTCGTGCCGTTATGGGTTCTATGATGGGTAAGGCTATGATGGGAACGGGTGAAGCCACAGGAGAAGATCGGGCTATTCAAGCGGCAGAAGCGGCGATTTCAAGCCCACTTTTAGACGATGTTTCCATGCGTGGCGCCAAAGCCGTTTTGATCAATATCACGGGCGGCTTGGATATGACGCTTTATGAAGTGGACGAAGCTGCCAATCGCATCCGTGATGAAGTTGATCCGGAAGCTAACATTATTTTTGGATCCACTTTTGATGAAACCATTCAAGGTAAGATTCGTGTCTCTTGTGTGGCAACAGGAATTGATTCCGAAGCGATTCGTCATTTTGTCCCAGCGTCGCAAACACAAACAGAAGCTACAGCGCCTGTGGTTGAAGAAGAGCCAGAGATTTCTATCTTTGAAGAATTGGGAATTCAAACGACAGAAAACACAACAGTAGATCCTTTGGGGTTTGAAATAACACCAACGGTAACAGCGCCTCAAGCTGAGACGACGCCAGCTGATCTTTTTGGACATGAAGAACATCACGAAGAAGAGTCTCATGTGGAATATACCAATTCATTGCGTCAAAAGATGTATCAAGATGCCCTTGCACGTCAACACCCTGAAGAAGAGCCTGAAAAACCAGTTGGATTTTTCCAACGGTTGATTGGTCGGAAAAGCCATCCTCAACAATCAGAGCGCCCTCGCCAAGTATCTCCTGATCCTGCAGTGCTCACACGCCCTAAAACTAAGGCTCCTGCGGCACGCCCTACACCGGCTGCGAGTAGCGAAGAAGATATGTTGGAAATCCCAGCTTTCTTAAGGCGTAAAGGAAAATAA
- a CDS encoding ABC transporter permease has translation MIQFRASRTFYDLRRLPSQWDVVALIVVIIGLTLFIAGSHEMAVPFTGEKSLPLSLDPINLPDYALQTILRMLFALLLSLLFSFVYASLAAKTKLGVRIFIPLLDVLQSVPILGFLSITVTGFIALFPGNLLGLECAAIFAIFTSQAWNMTFSLYQSFISVPKELIEVATLNRLSPWRRYWRLEVPYAVPQLLWNTMMSVSGGWFFVVASESITVSGNTLMLPGIGSYIAMASKEGSLISIFYAILTMFIVIILYNQILFRPLLAWSDKFKAELTASQNIPSSWVLTMIRRARIFHVFNQIWFGFLGALDVVFQGLSLKISHLEKSHIQPYNFFRKLIAILFLLCTIILGVHYALQSYSYIFSEISFEEIQHVTFLTLITLVRVAILCVMASLIWVPIGVIIGLNGPLASRLQPWVQFLAAFPANLFFPIFVIFIVKFQLNHDIWLSPLMILGTQWYILFNVIGGASTIPFDFQELTKNFNVKGWLQWKKLYLPGIAPAYVTGLLTAVGGSWNASIVAEYVTWGDKTLEANGVGAYIAASTAAGDQTRILLGVVILTCFVLVLNRVLWRRLYLFVTTRYRLD, from the coding sequence ATGATTCAATTTAGAGCTAGTCGCACCTTTTATGATTTGCGCCGCCTTCCCTCTCAATGGGATGTGGTGGCGCTTATTGTAGTAATTATTGGGCTGACGCTTTTTATTGCGGGAAGCCATGAAATGGCAGTTCCATTTACGGGCGAAAAAAGCCTCCCCCTTTCATTGGACCCCATCAATCTTCCCGACTATGCTTTGCAAACCATTTTGAGAATGTTATTTGCCCTTTTACTCTCTCTGCTCTTTAGCTTTGTGTACGCAAGCCTTGCCGCAAAAACTAAATTAGGGGTGCGAATTTTCATCCCCCTTCTGGATGTTCTGCAATCCGTACCTATTTTAGGATTTTTATCGATCACCGTGACAGGGTTTATAGCTCTTTTCCCAGGAAACCTTTTGGGTCTTGAGTGTGCTGCCATTTTTGCGATTTTTACATCGCAAGCTTGGAATATGACCTTTAGTCTTTATCAATCCTTCATCAGTGTTCCCAAAGAACTCATAGAAGTTGCAACCCTCAATCGCCTTTCCCCTTGGCGAAGATATTGGCGTTTGGAAGTACCTTATGCTGTTCCACAACTGCTTTGGAATACGATGATGTCCGTATCCGGAGGATGGTTTTTTGTAGTAGCTTCAGAATCTATAACTGTTTCTGGAAACACCTTGATGCTTCCCGGGATTGGATCTTATATCGCAATGGCCTCTAAGGAAGGATCACTCATCTCCATTTTTTATGCGATTTTGACTATGTTCATTGTAATCATTTTATATAATCAAATTCTTTTTAGGCCACTATTGGCATGGAGCGATAAATTTAAAGCAGAACTGACGGCCAGTCAAAATATCCCTTCCTCATGGGTTTTAACCATGATCAGGCGGGCAAGAATTTTCCATGTGTTTAATCAGATTTGGTTTGGGTTTTTGGGAGCTTTGGATGTTGTTTTTCAGGGGCTCAGTCTTAAGATTTCTCATTTGGAAAAAAGCCACATCCAACCTTATAACTTTTTCCGAAAATTAATTGCCATTTTGTTTTTGTTATGCACGATCATTTTGGGTGTTCATTATGCCCTTCAATCCTACTCCTATATCTTTTCGGAAATTTCTTTTGAAGAAATCCAGCATGTCACCTTTCTAACCTTAATAACCCTCGTCAGGGTTGCAATCTTGTGTGTAATGGCCTCTTTAATTTGGGTTCCCATAGGCGTTATTATTGGCCTGAATGGGCCGCTTGCAAGCCGTTTGCAACCCTGGGTCCAATTTCTGGCTGCGTTTCCCGCAAATCTCTTTTTCCCCATTTTTGTTATCTTCATCGTCAAATTCCAACTGAATCATGACATTTGGCTCAGCCCCCTGATGATTCTTGGAACCCAATGGTATATTTTATTTAATGTCATTGGAGGTGCTTCAACCATTCCTTTTGATTTTCAAGAACTCACAAAAAACTTCAATGTCAAAGGATGGCTCCAGTGGAAGAAACTCTATTTACCTGGAATTGCACCGGCTTACGTCACGGGACTTTTAACGGCAGTGGGGGGATCTTGGAATGCGAGCATTGTTGCAGAATATGTCACATGGGGAGACAAGACTCTGGAAGCCAATGGGGTTGGAGCCTATATCGCAGCCTCAACAGCCGCAGGAGATCAAACTCGTATTTTATTAGGGGTTGTGATCCTGACCTGTTTTGTTCTTGTTTTAAATCGTGTTTTATGGCGCCGCTTATATCTCTTTGTGACGACACGCTATCGTTTGGATTAA
- a CDS encoding nitrate/sulfonate/bicarbonate ABC transporter ATP-binding protein → MANNLLTLTSISKSFGSSEMPSQVLDQIQMSIKENEFVTILGRSGCGKSTLLRIIAGLIEPNSGEILYQNKKFTRDSPRLAMVFQSHALFPWLNVLENVELGLEALGFTHAQRRRRALEAIDLIGLDGYESAYPKELSGGMRQRVGFARALVVNPDILLLDEPFSALDVLTADNIRNELMELWIEKHIPTKAIIMVSHNVAEAVELSNRLIILNHDPGRIVKEIDISLIYPRDETSQHFQTIVDDVYTTLMATAEHPASLKKGEKAKRVIGIDYRLPDVSIQMFQGLMDSLLEAPYHGKADIFALADSESLSVTDSLPLFEAIEFLGFAQISKGDIELTNSGKALCQADILERKKIFAYHLMRHVPLAKHIYHALQDTPRNRVTKEKFLREMEGLMPLDEAEENISIVIDWGRYAELFAYDSQTEILSLENPQAEEHALG, encoded by the coding sequence ATGGCCAATAATTTATTAACGCTGACTTCGATTTCAAAATCTTTTGGAAGTTCTGAGATGCCCTCACAAGTCCTTGATCAAATTCAAATGAGCATCAAAGAAAACGAGTTTGTCACCATTTTAGGGCGCTCAGGTTGTGGAAAATCAACGCTTTTGCGAATTATTGCAGGACTCATTGAACCCAATAGTGGCGAGATCCTTTATCAAAATAAAAAATTTACAAGAGATTCTCCACGTCTCGCTATGGTATTTCAATCTCATGCCCTTTTTCCTTGGTTAAATGTTTTAGAGAATGTAGAGCTCGGGCTTGAAGCTTTGGGATTCACGCACGCACAAAGGCGCAGACGCGCCCTTGAGGCCATTGATCTCATCGGTCTTGATGGATATGAATCAGCTTATCCCAAAGAATTATCAGGCGGTATGCGGCAGCGTGTTGGTTTTGCGCGGGCACTTGTGGTTAATCCTGATATTTTACTCCTTGATGAACCTTTTTCTGCTTTAGATGTTTTGACCGCAGATAATATTCGTAATGAACTTATGGAACTTTGGATTGAAAAACATATTCCTACAAAAGCCATCATTATGGTTTCTCACAATGTGGCGGAGGCTGTAGAGCTTTCAAATCGTCTCATTATTTTGAATCATGATCCAGGTCGAATTGTTAAGGAAATTGATATCTCACTGATCTATCCACGCGATGAGACAAGTCAACACTTCCAAACCATTGTTGATGATGTTTACACAACATTGATGGCAACGGCGGAACACCCCGCTTCTCTCAAGAAGGGAGAAAAAGCAAAACGTGTTATTGGGATCGATTATAGATTGCCGGATGTTTCTATTCAGATGTTTCAAGGGCTCATGGACTCATTGCTTGAGGCCCCTTACCATGGAAAGGCTGATATTTTTGCATTGGCGGATTCTGAAAGTCTTTCGGTTACAGATTCGCTTCCTCTTTTTGAAGCGATTGAGTTTTTAGGATTTGCTCAAATTTCAAAGGGAGATATTGAACTTACCAATTCTGGAAAAGCACTTTGTCAGGCCGATATTTTGGAGAGGAAGAAAATATTTGCCTACCACTTGATGCGGCATGTTCCCTTGGCCAAGCATATTTATCATGCTCTTCAAGACACTCCGCGTAATCGTGTAACCAAAGAAAAATTCCTCAGGGAAATGGAAGGCCTTATGCCGCTAGATGAGGCAGAAGAAAATATTTCCATTGTTATTGACTGGGGCAGATATGCAGAACTTTTTGCCTATGATAGCCAGACCGAAATCCTGAGCCTTGAAAATCCTCAGGCGGAAGAACATGCCCTCGGATAA